Proteins encoded within one genomic window of Halocatena marina:
- a CDS encoding cold-shock protein — MATGTVDFFNDTGGYGFIDTDESDEDVFFHMEDVGGPDLEEGQEVEFEIVKADKGPRAKNLTRL, encoded by the coding sequence ATGGCGACCGGTACGGTTGATTTCTTCAACGACACTGGCGGTTACGGTTTCATCGATACTGACGAGTCCGACGAGGACGTATTCTTCCACATGGAAGACGTCGGCGGCCCTGATCTAGAAGAAGGTCAGGAAGTCGAATTTGAAATCGTTAAGGCTGACAAGGGCCCGCGGGCCAAAAATCTGACGAGGCTCTAA
- a CDS encoding cold-shock protein, whose amino-acid sequence MAKGTVDFFNDTGGYGFIDTEESDEDVFFHMEDIGGPDLEEGQEVEFEIVKADKGPRASDLTRL is encoded by the coding sequence ATGGCGAAAGGTACGGTTGATTTCTTCAATGACACTGGCGGTTACGGTTTCATCGACACCGAAGAGTCCGACGAGGACGTATTCTTCCACATGGAAGACATCGGTGGTCCCGATCTAGAAGAAGGTCAGGAAGTCGAATTTGAAATCGTTAAGGCTGACAAGGGCCCACGGGCATCCGATCTTACCCGATTGTAG
- a CDS encoding DUF5778 family protein, with protein sequence MDSNVLDENLFERTKALLEPGDIELNGVIVHTDVGNDQEAQLHQTTLDIGEIIATHADKGETYVFSGNDDPEFGLNQHQGLTIAGDEFVWECQQLLRDGTFKVVFYYESNADQEAIVRDIEAEDVRVTSVEGD encoded by the coding sequence ATGGATTCGAATGTTCTCGATGAGAATCTCTTCGAGCGGACGAAGGCGTTGCTCGAACCCGGCGATATCGAACTGAACGGCGTTATTGTCCACACGGATGTCGGAAACGATCAGGAAGCACAGCTTCACCAGACCACGCTCGATATCGGTGAAATCATCGCAACCCACGCCGACAAGGGCGAGACGTACGTTTTCTCTGGAAACGACGATCCCGAGTTTGGACTGAACCAGCATCAAGGACTCACGATCGCGGGCGATGAATTCGTCTGGGAATGCCAACAGCTACTCCGCGACGGAACCTTCAAAGTCGTGTTCTACTACGAGAGCAACGCCGATCAGGAAGCGATCGTCCGCGATATCGAAGCCGAAGACGTGCGGGTAACGAGCGTCGAAGGCGACTGA
- a CDS encoding DUF5815 family protein has translation MAEPRVPGEQTSELALPCGESIAYHELDMGLRELECSCGDSHAVVMDMHPLSRFVPEDLVSILDHVVDTTDGLPFGTMHVMGMVLEEYPDQVVSADASDDGTVGFSLVWMAGFSARRLHEIVVELIVELMEHAVSHADNDHAMDDFEAQMLEFDVSEFVEEYRTKRDFEDEYDTPA, from the coding sequence ATGGCAGAACCGCGCGTTCCGGGGGAGCAAACGTCCGAGCTCGCGCTACCGTGTGGTGAATCGATTGCGTACCACGAACTCGATATGGGGTTGCGCGAACTCGAATGTTCGTGCGGGGACTCTCACGCGGTCGTAATGGATATGCATCCTTTGAGTCGGTTTGTTCCCGAGGATCTCGTGTCCATTCTGGACCACGTCGTCGATACGACCGATGGACTCCCGTTTGGAACGATGCACGTCATGGGAATGGTCCTTGAGGAGTATCCCGATCAGGTCGTGAGCGCGGACGCAAGCGACGACGGGACGGTTGGCTTCTCACTTGTTTGGATGGCGGGCTTCAGTGCCCGACGCCTCCATGAAATCGTTGTCGAACTCATTGTCGAACTCATGGAGCACGCCGTCAGCCACGCTGATAACGATCACGCGATGGATGACTTCGAAGCTCAGATGCTCGAATTCGATGTTTCTGAGTTCGTCGAAGAGTACCGCACAAAACGGGATTTCGAAGACGAGTACGATACACCGGCGTAA
- a CDS encoding PQQ-binding-like beta-propeller repeat protein encodes MVSSDTSSLRTRRSVLAACGTAMLAGCSDILAPDSPPPSIECTHTTYDWPMYGYDAARTSHVRSHDLPVAAEASRFSQTGTHTGGGSADAPPVVHDGVAYIAGSVRIEARDIETGARLWESEPEDGIETSPVLACGTVYVSTVNETLAFDPEDGTELWRADVGTHFGVSSSPVAVGDTVYVVGVGVTALDAETGTKRWHAQIEHSALGIAIGDHIYVGAGSNGSGEVAAFTRDGDDLWRTTAAGQVYSATSVVGDTVYAISKTGVLTALAVADGSVRWEASVEHGINEPPAVANGRIVVSAGNEKRTMAFNAATGNRLWTFETGVSTGAPVITGDRVLATGANTGIHVLDVGTGNRVHHWPIENVGSQPVIAGRRLFYRGWDVSDVFVIEP; translated from the coding sequence ATGGTGTCCTCCGATACCTCTTCTTTACGGACGCGCCGCTCGGTCCTCGCTGCATGCGGTACTGCCATGCTTGCTGGCTGTTCGGACATCTTAGCGCCCGATTCACCCCCACCGTCCATCGAATGCACGCACACGACGTACGATTGGCCCATGTACGGCTACGATGCCGCCCGCACGAGCCACGTGCGTTCTCACGATTTGCCGGTAGCTGCAGAGGCTTCTCGATTTTCCCAGACTGGTACGCACACGGGTGGTGGAAGCGCTGATGCACCACCGGTTGTCCACGATGGAGTCGCCTACATCGCAGGCAGTGTACGGATTGAAGCCCGTGACATTGAGACGGGTGCGCGTTTGTGGGAGAGTGAACCAGAGGATGGCATCGAGACCAGTCCGGTGCTCGCTTGTGGAACTGTCTATGTGAGTACAGTCAACGAAACGCTCGCGTTTGACCCCGAGGATGGGACCGAACTGTGGCGAGCAGACGTTGGGACACACTTCGGCGTGTCTTCCTCTCCCGTCGCGGTCGGTGACACTGTTTATGTCGTTGGGGTGGGAGTCACCGCCCTCGACGCCGAGACGGGAACGAAACGCTGGCACGCACAAATCGAACACAGTGCGCTCGGGATTGCTATTGGTGACCACATCTACGTCGGTGCAGGGAGCAACGGCAGCGGTGAAGTGGCTGCTTTCACGCGCGACGGTGATGATCTGTGGCGCACAACTGCAGCCGGGCAGGTCTACAGCGCCACATCGGTCGTTGGTGACACGGTCTATGCGATCTCGAAGACAGGAGTGCTGACGGCACTTGCTGTAGCCGACGGGAGTGTTCGTTGGGAGGCGAGCGTCGAACACGGCATCAATGAGCCACCGGCAGTAGCCAACGGGCGTATTGTCGTTTCGGCAGGCAACGAAAAGCGGACGATGGCCTTCAACGCGGCGACTGGCAACCGCTTGTGGACGTTTGAAACGGGCGTCAGCACTGGTGCACCGGTCATCACTGGTGATCGGGTGCTCGCCACGGGGGCGAACACTGGTATCCACGTTCTCGACGTCGGAACCGGTAACCGTGTTCATCATTGGCCTATTGAAAACGTGGGCTCTCAGCCGGTGATTGCTGGTCGTCGACTGTTCTATCGGGGCTGGGACGTTTCGGACGTGTTCGTGATCGAGCCATAA
- a CDS encoding BtrH N-terminal domain-containing protein produces the protein MHVPGYEHSPGRHCGSVSLRNLANFYGWGFDEPTCFGLAGGLGFTYFDLPISPHRGFFGRPLHLERSFMETLDIGYIEHEGEEWETAWNAVTNHLEDGRPVMLFLDIYDLDYFGTDTHFAPHAVLAVGYDEARVILSDSEFPELQSLALDSLRDAWNCEPVFPMQNRYLIVTDPAVEADSSPVFETAVRDATLSVATYMRDPPTDGLGPGRHGLPGMRALAADMPTWLSLPDPSWTTRFAYQNVERRGTGGGAFRGLQRDFFQRVDHPFGTDVTERMASIAADWTEAGQILKTASEADEDGLQSGLERAASAIDNLANREQALYEDICSRIPDG, from the coding sequence ATGCACGTTCCCGGCTACGAACACAGTCCAGGACGGCACTGCGGGTCGGTCTCGCTCCGAAATCTCGCCAATTTCTACGGGTGGGGATTCGATGAACCGACCTGCTTTGGGCTAGCGGGCGGTCTCGGATTCACGTATTTCGATCTCCCGATCAGCCCGCATCGGGGATTCTTTGGTCGTCCACTCCATCTTGAACGTTCATTCATGGAAACGCTCGATATCGGATACATCGAGCACGAGGGAGAGGAGTGGGAGACTGCGTGGAACGCTGTCACAAATCACCTCGAAGACGGCCGACCCGTGATGTTGTTCCTCGACATCTACGATCTCGATTACTTCGGAACGGACACTCACTTTGCACCACACGCCGTGCTCGCGGTCGGCTACGACGAAGCGCGCGTCATTCTCTCGGACAGTGAGTTTCCGGAGCTCCAGTCGCTCGCACTCGATAGTCTCCGTGATGCGTGGAACTGTGAACCGGTGTTTCCGATGCAAAACCGTTATCTAATCGTCACCGACCCGGCTGTGGAGGCGGATTCGTCGCCTGTATTCGAGACTGCTGTTCGCGATGCGACGCTCTCGGTGGCAACGTACATGCGCGATCCACCGACTGACGGCCTTGGACCAGGGCGACACGGACTCCCCGGAATGCGGGCACTCGCCGCTGATATGCCGACGTGGCTCTCGCTTCCCGATCCATCGTGGACAACACGGTTTGCATACCAGAACGTGGAGCGACGTGGTACCGGCGGTGGCGCATTTCGTGGGCTCCAGCGCGATTTCTTTCAGCGCGTCGATCACCCGTTCGGTACCGACGTCACCGAGCGGATGGCGTCCATCGCTGCCGACTGGACTGAGGCAGGACAGATTCTAAAGACCGCGAGCGAGGCAGACGAAGATGGTCTGCAGAGCGGACTAGAGCGCGCAGCAAGCGCGATCGATAATCTCGCAAACCGCGAACAAGCGCTCTATGAAGATATCTGTTCAAGAATACCTGATGGATGA
- a CDS encoding sulfatase, giving the protein MSDMSDQNIVFIVMDTVRKDRLSVYGYDRPTTPKLEEFAEEARVFEQAVAPAPWTLPVHASLFTGLYPSQHGASQERPYLEESTTLAETLSELDYASACYTSNTWITPYTKLTRGFDDQDNFFEALPSDVLSGPLARVWKEMNDRETLRTAANWLVNAGNTVHEYFASNQQADSKTPAVIDRTIEFIDGTDEPYFTFLNLMDAHLPYHPPEEYREMFGSDIDSNLVCQNSKEYNCGAREIDNDEWDDINDLYDAELRHIDTELDRLFKWLQANDEWEETLIVVCADHGELHGEHDLYGHEFGIYDPIVNVPLLIKHPKLDPGRDETQVELVDLYHTVLDHAGATPDDSAALGDNALPINHYRSILSSDYRTPSDDDTTLIGDGEVAFIEYFQPVIELNQLEGKAQAAGITLDTDSRFYSRMRAARRLDGKYIRNERIPDEAYRLDNDPDEQFNYAEADDSIIEEVETTLSEFESRIAREWTDAVPQQDDAALDGMSEEAKERLQYFGYRE; this is encoded by the coding sequence ATGAGCGATATGTCGGATCAAAATATCGTATTCATCGTCATGGACACGGTTCGGAAGGATCGACTTTCTGTCTATGGATACGATCGACCGACCACACCGAAGCTCGAAGAATTTGCCGAGGAGGCTCGAGTCTTCGAGCAAGCTGTCGCTCCAGCGCCGTGGACGCTCCCTGTTCATGCGTCGTTGTTCACTGGCTTGTACCCGAGTCAGCATGGTGCCAGTCAGGAGAGGCCGTATCTCGAAGAGAGTACCACGCTCGCGGAGACGCTTTCAGAACTAGACTACGCGAGTGCGTGCTATACATCGAACACGTGGATCACGCCCTATACCAAACTCACACGAGGGTTTGACGATCAGGATAATTTCTTCGAGGCGCTCCCGAGTGATGTACTCTCAGGACCGTTAGCGCGGGTCTGGAAGGAGATGAACGACCGGGAGACACTTCGTACGGCAGCAAACTGGCTTGTCAATGCGGGAAACACGGTCCACGAGTATTTCGCGAGCAACCAGCAGGCAGACTCGAAAACGCCAGCAGTCATCGACCGGACCATCGAGTTCATCGATGGGACCGATGAACCGTATTTCACTTTCCTCAACCTGATGGATGCCCATCTCCCGTACCATCCACCTGAAGAGTACCGTGAGATGTTCGGTTCCGATATCGACTCAAATCTCGTCTGCCAGAACTCAAAGGAGTACAACTGCGGTGCGCGTGAGATCGATAACGACGAGTGGGATGATATCAACGATCTTTACGACGCCGAACTCCGTCACATCGACACCGAACTCGATCGGCTGTTCAAGTGGCTGCAAGCCAACGACGAGTGGGAGGAGACACTGATTGTCGTCTGTGCCGACCACGGCGAGCTTCACGGCGAGCACGATCTCTATGGACACGAATTCGGGATCTACGACCCCATTGTCAACGTTCCGTTGCTCATCAAACATCCCAAACTTGACCCCGGACGGGACGAGACGCAAGTCGAACTCGTCGATCTGTATCACACTGTGCTCGATCACGCTGGCGCGACTCCCGATGATTCGGCAGCCCTCGGGGACAATGCCTTACCGATCAACCACTACCGATCGATCCTCTCGTCTGACTACCGGACACCGAGCGACGACGATACGACGCTCATTGGGGATGGTGAGGTTGCGTTCATCGAGTATTTCCAACCAGTCATCGAATTGAATCAGCTTGAAGGGAAGGCTCAAGCTGCTGGTATCACGCTCGATACAGATTCGCGGTTCTACTCTCGAATGCGTGCTGCACGCCGCCTCGATGGAAAGTACATCCGAAACGAACGCATCCCTGATGAAGCGTATCGGCTCGATAACGACCCTGACGAGCAGTTCAACTATGCAGAAGCGGACGACTCCATTATCGAGGAAGTTGAGACGACCCTCTCTGAATTCGAGTCTCGCATTGCACGGGAATGGACGGACGCTGTTCCACAGCAAGACGACGCGGCCCTCGACGGAATGAGCGAGGAAGCAAAAGAACGCCTCCAATACTTTGGCTACCGAGAGTAG
- a CDS encoding arylsulfotransferase family protein, with the protein MGLRPSGTVRASESTDRRRRILVLGAIVLLCAAFLAVQAVTADPQARTNSTFTPSQDAPRNDTSTDSILASGNTLLAVQTYGWFGNNNGKALITTPNGTTVWTYAPSNSSVFDAEVTDNQTVLVSVATAVDTENCPVRYQEGDGCVQNRVVELNPETNAVVWQYAWYDAFQTHHEVHDADRLPNGETAIIDMGNNRAFTVNSGGEITWSWSANKKLGPKSTFREQYGGPERTGAESDWTHMNDIDLLQNGNYQLSIRNFDMVIEVDPRTNEIVDTVGRPGDTKILNHQHNPQRLGSDTLLVADSENNRIVEIDTSTDTVTWIYDASDTDRRLQWPRDADRLPNGNTLITDSRNFRLLEINPAGEVVWRYSLREKRGIIYEADRLGLPEEPTNGSAHNSEMTNIAGSQPIVDQLHRLESWAGFVFPMWVRLPELFIMLLGLVSGSGLVYQLVVGWLRDDPLLYW; encoded by the coding sequence ATGGGACTGAGACCATCGGGGACTGTTCGAGCGTCGGAATCCACCGACCGACGGCGGCGGATTCTCGTACTCGGTGCCATCGTTCTTCTCTGTGCTGCTTTTCTCGCCGTGCAGGCCGTGACTGCTGATCCTCAGGCGAGAACGAATTCGACCTTCACTCCCTCCCAAGACGCGCCACGAAACGATACGTCCACTGATAGTATTCTCGCTTCGGGAAACACGTTGCTTGCTGTCCAAACGTATGGATGGTTCGGTAATAACAATGGGAAGGCGCTGATCACCACCCCGAATGGAACGACTGTTTGGACTTACGCCCCGTCGAACTCAAGCGTGTTCGACGCTGAAGTTACCGACAATCAGACTGTGCTCGTGTCGGTTGCGACAGCAGTAGACACAGAAAATTGTCCAGTGAGATATCAGGAAGGTGATGGCTGTGTTCAGAACCGTGTCGTCGAACTCAATCCGGAAACGAACGCAGTCGTCTGGCAGTATGCATGGTACGACGCCTTTCAGACCCACCACGAAGTCCACGATGCCGATCGGCTTCCGAACGGCGAAACAGCAATCATTGACATGGGGAATAACCGTGCATTCACCGTCAACTCTGGGGGCGAAATAACGTGGTCATGGAGCGCAAACAAGAAACTCGGACCGAAAAGCACCTTTCGGGAACAGTACGGTGGCCCAGAGCGAACGGGAGCCGAGTCCGATTGGACGCACATGAACGACATCGATCTACTTCAAAACGGAAACTACCAGCTGTCGATACGGAATTTTGATATGGTGATCGAGGTCGATCCCCGGACAAACGAGATCGTCGATACGGTCGGCCGTCCCGGCGACACGAAGATTTTAAACCACCAACACAACCCCCAGCGTCTCGGCAGTGATACGCTTCTCGTTGCCGACAGTGAGAATAATCGCATCGTGGAAATTGATACCAGTACCGACACAGTCACTTGGATATACGATGCGAGCGACACCGATCGTCGGCTCCAGTGGCCGCGCGATGCAGACCGACTCCCGAACGGAAACACACTCATTACCGACTCTCGGAACTTTCGGCTACTAGAGATCAACCCGGCGGGTGAAGTTGTCTGGAGGTATTCGCTGCGAGAAAAACGGGGAATCATCTACGAAGCCGATCGTTTGGGACTACCAGAGGAACCAACCAACGGTTCGGCACATAACAGCGAGATGACCAACATTGCCGGTTCACAGCCCATCGTTGATCAGCTCCATCGACTCGAATCGTGGGCCGGATTCGTCTTTCCAATGTGGGTCCGTCTCCCTGAACTGTTCATTATGCTACTTGGACTCGTTTCCGGATCTGGTCTCGTCTATCAGCTCGTTGTCGGTTGGCTGCGTGACGATCCACTCCTCTACTGGTAG
- a CDS encoding lysylphosphatidylglycerol synthase transmembrane domain-containing protein, with protein MLKGNARAIFIGFVGSLAVLGGFYWYVGIDETLSVLSMADTKILVLVVVGAMCWLVAWGMALRTVLGVLGSTITPVKATAIFSGVLFANNVTPFGQAGGEPISGLLISHATDREYETGLAAIASVDALNFVPSIILATFGLGYLASSITFDGNLQYAAFTIVALAVVVPVSGYLGWQNRYRLERFTVSLITPVIRTIRGTILQREPLAEGSIEKRIEGFFSAIERIATTPRELALALGLSSLGWIAQGACLWLSLYALGHVVSPVVVLIAIPIGAVAGVTPLPGGLAMIELVLAAVISALVVSISHPVIAAAVLIHRGAVYLLPTIVGGGVTAILASR; from the coding sequence ATGCTCAAAGGGAACGCCCGAGCGATATTTATCGGGTTCGTCGGTTCGCTGGCCGTTCTCGGGGGTTTTTACTGGTATGTTGGTATCGATGAGACCCTTAGCGTGCTTTCGATGGCCGACACCAAGATTCTCGTACTCGTTGTTGTTGGAGCGATGTGTTGGCTCGTCGCGTGGGGTATGGCGCTTCGAACTGTCCTCGGTGTCCTCGGTTCGACGATCACACCGGTGAAAGCGACAGCCATCTTTTCGGGTGTCCTATTTGCGAATAACGTTACACCGTTCGGACAGGCGGGTGGAGAACCGATCAGCGGCCTTCTCATCTCGCATGCGACCGACCGTGAGTACGAAACTGGTCTCGCAGCGATTGCTAGTGTCGATGCGCTCAATTTCGTCCCATCGATCATCCTCGCAACCTTTGGATTGGGCTATCTCGCGTCGAGTATAACGTTTGATGGGAATCTTCAGTACGCTGCCTTCACCATCGTGGCACTTGCGGTGGTCGTTCCTGTGAGTGGCTACCTTGGTTGGCAGAATCGGTACCGACTCGAGCGATTCACTGTCTCTCTGATAACGCCGGTCATACGGACGATCCGGGGCACGATCTTACAGCGAGAACCGCTTGCGGAGGGGAGTATCGAAAAGCGCATTGAGGGATTTTTCAGCGCCATCGAGCGTATCGCAACCACTCCCCGTGAGTTGGCGCTCGCCCTCGGTTTATCCTCGCTCGGTTGGATCGCACAAGGAGCTTGTCTGTGGCTATCGCTGTACGCGCTCGGTCACGTCGTTTCACCGGTTGTTGTACTCATCGCTATTCCAATCGGTGCAGTCGCCGGTGTAACCCCACTTCCCGGGGGACTTGCGATGATCGAACTCGTGCTTGCTGCCGTTATCAGTGCGTTGGTTGTGTCGATCAGCCACCCTGTCATCGCGGCTGCCGTGCTCATTCACCGAGGTGCTGTGTACCTGCTCCCGACGATCGTCGGTGGCGGCGTAACAGCTATTCTTGCAAGTCGGTGA
- a CDS encoding ornithine cyclodeaminase family protein has translation MVITLSDDDIASVLEIDALLERIADAFRKQGSGAVERPERPHFPVGIGLDSSTEPLGTGLVMPAYIHGSEYYATKLASVHEGNAERGRPTVNAQIALTDATTGRPAAFMAGTRITNARTGCIGGLAARELSTGPVTLGLIGAGTQARWQARAIAAATDVQAIRVYSPSDSRFDCASDLDAIAPTVEAVDTPATAVTESTVVVTATTSTQPVFSGETLSSGTLVIAIGAYTSEMREIDTATVERSTQVFADVPEEVATIGDIRGLDLTPTPDLVPFASVLSGDAGRENTDDILLVESVGSAVLDAAAATYLYEAAIENDVGTTVLLSA, from the coding sequence ATGGTGATAACCCTCTCTGACGACGACATCGCGTCGGTTCTCGAAATCGATGCTCTCCTCGAACGGATTGCGGATGCGTTCCGAAAGCAAGGATCGGGGGCCGTCGAACGACCCGAACGCCCCCATTTTCCTGTCGGTATCGGACTCGATTCCTCGACCGAACCGCTTGGAACGGGTCTCGTGATGCCTGCGTACATCCACGGATCGGAATACTACGCCACGAAGCTCGCAAGCGTACACGAGGGAAACGCCGAACGCGGACGACCGACGGTGAACGCCCAGATTGCGCTGACCGACGCCACGACCGGTCGTCCAGCTGCGTTCATGGCCGGGACGCGGATCACTAATGCTCGGACTGGCTGCATCGGTGGGCTCGCAGCACGGGAACTTTCGACCGGACCGGTGACGCTCGGACTGATCGGAGCGGGAACGCAGGCGCGGTGGCAGGCGCGGGCCATCGCGGCAGCGACCGATGTACAGGCGATTCGTGTCTATTCACCGAGCGACTCGCGGTTCGACTGTGCAAGCGATCTCGACGCGATTGCTCCCACCGTCGAAGCGGTCGATACGCCAGCCACGGCGGTGACTGAATCGACAGTCGTCGTCACCGCAACGACGAGTACACAGCCCGTGTTTTCCGGAGAGACACTTTCGTCCGGGACGCTTGTCATCGCCATCGGAGCGTACACCAGCGAGATGCGTGAGATAGACACGGCAACCGTTGAGCGATCGACACAGGTGTTCGCGGACGTCCCAGAAGAAGTAGCGACAATCGGCGACATCCGCGGCTTAGACCTCACACCAACGCCGGATCTCGTTCCGTTCGCGTCCGTACTCAGCGGAGATGCCGGACGCGAGAACACAGACGACATCCTCCTCGTCGAGAGCGTCGGATCGGCGGTACTTGACGCTGCGGCTGCGACGTATCTGTACGAAGCAGCGATCGAGAACGATGTCGGAACGACGGTTTTACTCAGCGCGTGA
- a CDS encoding glycosyltransferase, whose product MSADRLHVLWLTPDKPEHISVGRRRIAEQLRQQGYDVTLRGTTLRTLFAALRERGQYDLVIGTTRAGAIAGTTLTLVDGPLIVDHVDPIRQFEATHPWWLFGPVRWLEQFAFTVADHVLYVYSEEKERVERFASAASKTDLGVAYERFADPPDEIVATARSKLSAFDSENILIYVGGLEPIYHISDLLAAIRQLDDWTLVVLGTGSLEPEVQRAAQKHSNVSYLGTVPHEEVPGYLHAATVGVCLVDDPHTLKVLEYGAAGLPVVQLAGRAEPRFEDRVTFCEPTPSAIAHAVRTAAQSTEPESLQTFVQQFDFEEIAADYANAIAQAVDAHGESE is encoded by the coding sequence ATGAGCGCGGATCGATTGCATGTGCTGTGGCTCACCCCGGATAAACCCGAGCACATCAGTGTCGGACGGCGACGAATCGCAGAGCAACTCCGACAGCAGGGCTACGACGTAACGCTTCGGGGAACGACACTACGCACGCTGTTCGCCGCCCTCCGAGAGCGCGGCCAGTACGATCTGGTGATCGGCACGACCAGAGCCGGAGCCATCGCCGGTACAACCCTAACACTCGTTGATGGTCCTCTCATCGTTGATCACGTCGATCCGATCCGTCAGTTCGAGGCAACGCATCCGTGGTGGCTGTTCGGTCCTGTCCGCTGGCTCGAACAGTTCGCGTTCACCGTTGCCGATCACGTTCTCTACGTGTATTCCGAGGAGAAAGAGCGAGTAGAACGATTCGCATCTGCCGCTTCGAAGACAGATCTTGGTGTGGCGTACGAACGATTCGCCGATCCTCCCGACGAAATCGTCGCAACCGCACGCTCAAAACTGTCTGCGTTCGACTCTGAGAATATTCTCATCTATGTAGGTGGTCTCGAACCGATATATCATATCTCTGATCTTCTGGCTGCCATTCGACAGCTCGATGACTGGACGCTCGTGGTGCTCGGGACTGGATCGCTCGAACCCGAAGTACAACGGGCTGCTCAGAAGCACTCGAACGTCTCATATCTCGGGACAGTTCCGCACGAAGAGGTACCGGGATATCTCCACGCTGCTACTGTCGGCGTCTGTCTGGTCGATGATCCACACACGCTGAAAGTGCTCGAATACGGCGCGGCCGGGCTGCCCGTGGTGCAACTCGCCGGACGAGCCGAACCACGGTTTGAGGATCGAGTGACGTTCTGCGAACCGACGCCCTCAGCTATTGCACACGCTGTCCGAACGGCAGCGCAATCGACTGAACCCGAGTCACTTCAAACGTTCGTACAGCAATTCGACTTCGAAGAAATCGCCGCAGACTACGCAAACGCCATTGCACAGGCAGTAGATGCGCACGGCGAATCGGAATGA